Proteins encoded within one genomic window of Nilaparvata lugens isolate BPH chromosome 11, ASM1435652v1, whole genome shotgun sequence:
- the LOC111058626 gene encoding IST1 homolog, giving the protein MYMNASIIIKLLIEYKLVEESRRQVGKASLCPAQPLVRTLDPSIAEAVSSLLWVAPHLFADVSEMKVISDQLTVKYGKKYAEACRLSAVDTVSEKLKNKLSIHAPPKLLVEKYLVEIANSYNIKYEPDPQIMREDGQTKGLDALLFDGVPNDLSDKMMPPQPPGFVGYPQHPPLPPSDFHPFNYPSVPGATSKPPSAPFNQGGGGGGGMSQPPWAQTPPYHAGGHPNLAPEALIPPKEFSYNIPPLESFPSIDDNTAKPSNLPNPPPANYYPGGASNFADNNKQSNVQPKPLPRSKLNPADTILPELPSVPSDDIIIDNNLNQPRQPHPPPDDNEIDFDDIARRFEELKRRK; this is encoded by the exons atgtacatgaatgcgtcaataattataaaattgttgattgaatataaGCTTGTCGAAGAGTCTCGCAGACAGGTGGGCAAGGCCAGTTTGTGTCCTGCGCAGCCTCTGGTACG AACCTTGGACCCTAGTATTGCAGAAGCTGTTTCAAGTCTTCTATGGGTAGCTCCTCATTTGTTCGCTGATGTCAGTGAAATGAAAGTGATTTCAGACCAGTTGACAGTGAAATATGGCAAGAAATATGCTGAG GCTTGCCGTTTATCTGCAGTTGACACAGTATCAGAAAAACTTAAGAATAAGTTGAGCATCCATGCGCCTCCAAAGTTACTTGTGGAGAAATATCTGGTTGAAATTGCCAATTCTTACAACATTAAATATGAACCCGATCCACAG ATAATGAGAGAGGACGGCCAGACGAAGGGCTTGGATGCTTTGCTGTTTGACGGAGTGCCCAACGATCTCAGCGACAAGATGATGCCTCCACAGCCACCTGGATTTGTAGGATATCCTCAGCATCCTCCTCTGCCACCGTCCGATTTTCATCCCTTTAACTACCCG TCAGTACCAGGAGCTACCTctaaaccaccttcagcgcccTTCAATCAAGGTGGCGGTGGTGGCGGAGGCATGAGTCAACCCCCCTGGGCGCAAACCCCGCCCTACCATGCAGGGGGCCATCCAAACCTGGCGCCCGAGGCACTAATTCCGCCCAAGGAGTTCTCCTACAACATTCCGCCGCTCGAATCGTTTCCATCGATCGACGATAACACGGCCAAACCGAGCAATTTGCCGAACCCCCCTCCGGCCAATTACTATCCCGGCGGTGCTAGCAATTTCGCTGATAATAATAAGCAG AGTAACGTACAACCGAAACCGTTGCCTCGCTCCAAGTTGAACCCGGCCGACACGATTCTGCCCGAATTGCCGTCCGTGCCGAGTGATGACATCATCATTGACAACAACCTCAACCAACCAAGGCAGCCTCATCCACCTCCAGACGACAACGAAATCGACTTTGACGATATTGCGCGCCGATTTGAGGAGCTCAAACGTAGAAAGTGA
- the LOC111049111 gene encoding syntaxin-16: MPVYFREQEENILKKELREKLMFGTTHKLVQQIRQQSSIGDGDNVTEIERQLSKNVTTSLVASLQELSITFRRLQNSYLKRLNMREERSKPFFDTALDIDLNSDSTIVDLNNWGSGGFNLTSEAENLDRQFSYKSMLAGGADQAQAQLLMLEEENTRLAAHHETEVQGIVKSILDLNDIFKDLAHMVVEQGTVLDRIDYNIEQTQTQVHQGYQQLRKADEYHRKNRKMVCIIVLASVTMFLTFLLIIVKT, encoded by the exons ATGCCGGTGTATTTCCGTGAACAGGAGGAAAACATCTTGAAGAAGGAACTTCGTGAGAAGCTT ATGTTCGGCACCACTCACAAGCTAGTACAGCAAATCAGACAGCAGAGCAGTATAGGAGACGGTGACAATGTCACTGAAATTGAGAGGCAGCTGTCGAAAAATGTCACTACGTCACTAGTCGCGTCACTACAGGAGTTATCGATAACCTTCCGACGATTGCAGAACTCTTATTTGAAAA GACTGAACATGAGAGAGGAACGTTCAAAGCCGTTTTTCGATACAGCCCTCGACATTGATTTGAACAGCGACAGTACAATCGTCGATTTGAACAACTGGGGAAGCGGAGGTTTCAATTTGACCAGCGAGGCTGAGAATCTCGATCGCCAGTTTAGCTACAAATCTATGCTTGCTGGAGGAGCGGATCAG GCCCAGGCGCAGCTATTAATGTTGGAAGAGGAGAATACAAGGTTGGCAGCCCATCACGAAACTGAGGTTCAGGGAATTGTCAAATCCATCCTTGATTTGAACGACATTTTCAAAGATTTGGCACATATGGTGGTCGAACAG GGCACTGTTCTAGATAGGATAGACTACAATATAGAGCAGACCCAAACTCAGGTACATCAGGGATACCAACAGTTGAGAAAAGCCGACGAATATCACCGGAAAAATCGGAAAATGGTCTGCATAATCGTGCTAGCTTCAGTCACCATGTTCCTCACCTTTCTACTAATCATTGTCAAAACATAG